The stretch of DNA TGAAAATTTGTCATATTCTATTTCATTTAATGTATTGCGTGCAAAAATCTTGTTTTTATAGATATGATAGTCACTGACAATACCTTCCGTATGTTCAGCGAGGTCTTGATAAGCTTTGTAACGGTGACATAAGAAAAACATCTCCGTTTGAAAACTCCACTTTGAAATATCAGTATAAAAATCAGATAGGTAAGGGTTTTCGCCAACAATTTCTTTCGCTTCATAAAAGTGATAAGATTGACTTAACAGATGTGCGAGTGAAGATTTGCCAACGCCTATCGGACCTTCAATTGCGATAAACGGTTTTTTCATTTTTTTCGCTCCATTATTATTTTAATTGAATCAATACTACAAATTTTAACATAAGTGAGGCTATTTCTGTATGACAAGTCATCAATATTATATGTCAATTGCGTTAGAAGAGGCGAGGCAAGCCGCTCAAAAAGGGGAAGTCCCTATCGGCGCAATTGTGGTGAAGGATGGGGAAATCATTGCACGCGCGCATAATTTAAGAGAAATAGACCAACAACCGACTGCCCATGCAGAACATATCGCCATCGAACAAGCGGCGAAAGTATTAGGGACATGGCGTTTAGA from Staphylococcus lutrae encodes:
- a CDS encoding deoxynucleoside kinase; the encoded protein is MKKPFIAIEGPIGVGKSSLAHLLSQSYHFYEAKEIVGENPYLSDFYTDISKWSFQTEMFFLCHRYKAYQDLAEHTEGIVSDYHIYKNKIFARNTLNEIEYDKFSRIYDILTEDLIHPDFTVILDADLAVLKKRIAQRDRHFEAHIEDSYLLKLKEDYANYYTSLKNEGHAVLWIDTTHIDFVQNEADYHAIRHQINELIGGYENE